Part of the Salvia splendens chloroplast, complete genome genome, TCATAAATGATCCGCTTGCCCCGAAATGACCTGGACCAATAGGGAAATCCCAATTCATTGGGCCTTTCGATACAATCAAATAGAAAGCCCCAAGGGCGCCATATTCTAGGAGCCCAAACTATGTGATTGAATAAATCCTCCTCTATCTGTTGCAGGTCAAGGGCTCCTTGCCTCTCCCCTTCTTCAAACTCCGATTCGTATTTTTCATAGAGAAATCTCTGATCAAAGATAGAACAAGATCCGTTTTGCATCATATCTAAGGGATTCCTCGGTTCGGGCCGAAGAAGCAATGTAACTCGATCATTATCAAACGGACTGCAATCTTTTTCTGTCCGTGAAGATCCCACCAGAGTGCCTTCTACTTCTAATAGGCCATGAACTAGATCCGAATCATTCTCAACGAGTCCATAAGAAGTGATCCCATTTTTTTCATCGGGTCCGGGTAGAGACCAAAGATCTTGAGCGACCGATCCGGCAGAACAACTCAAAAGATAAAGAAGTATCGTTAATTTCTTCATGCTCGTTCCAAGTTCGAAGTACCATTTGTACAAATAAGAATCCCCTTCGTTACATGATTTATTCTTCATATAGATAGATATAGGATCTATGGGGCAATTACTTAGAAGTACATTTTGTGCTACAGCCCTTCCTATCTGATAGAAAAGGATCCCATTATCCTGAACCGATCTTACCTGGGATCGCAAATACCAAGCTTGTCTATGAAGAGCGGATCTAATTGTATTAGTGTCTATAATTGATTTCTTCTGTGTAATACTAATCGATAGGGCCTCATTGGTAAGTGCTACAAGATCTCTTGCATTGGAACCCATGGTTATGGACCCGAATCCGTTAGTATGGAACATTTTCTTTTCCAAGTGAAATCCCCTAGTATATGAAAGAGTGAAAAAGTGCTTTCGTTGTTGTGGAATAAGAAGCCTTCGTATCTTAATGCACGTATTTAATTTATTCGGAGCTATTAGAGCGGGATCCACTTTTTGGGGAATATGAGTCGAAGCAATAACAAGAATATTTCTAGTGGAACATCTTTCAGAGAGATGGTTCGCTAATAGACCGAGGGATAAGTAATTCGACCCATTCACATCCAGATCATGAATGTTTGGAATCCATATTATGCAGGGAGACATTGCTTTTGCCAATTCGAATTGAAGGATGATATAAAATCGGCCTATTTCCGGCATCATATCCATAGTTAGCGCATTCATCATAGTTAGCAGTTCCAGCTCCGTATCAAGGTCACGATCAATATCGTCACTAGCATCAATATTGTCACTAGCATCAATATTGTCACTATCATCAATATCGTCACTAGCATCAATATCGATATCATCAATAAGAAAACCTTTAGGCTTGTTATCCAGGAACTTGTTCAAAAATACCGTAATGAAAGGAACATAGGAGTTTGTCGCTAGGTATTTGACCAAATAGGATCGTCCAGTTCCTATAGAACCTATCACTAAAATCCCCTTAGAGGGGGATAAGGCTAAGCGGAGCGAAAAGGGTTTTCCATGAGATGGGAAATGCAAAGTATTAGTCCCACACGAAGTTTGTGAATAAGTGATTGTCTGATAATGAGCAAGGAATACCCGTCTTTCTGCTAAAGAGGATGTATTGAACTCATAATTCAATAGATACTTTTTATGAATGTCAACTAAGTATCGTAAGTAAATTGCTCCCGGTTGTTCAATCATTTGATAACCAGAGTCATTCTTTGATAAATGATCACTATGAGTCAGACTCAATAGAATTTGATCAATCCTTTTTTCTGTCGTTAAGGCGGAGAACTGAACCAAGAATTCTTTTTCTTCATCATCAATCGAATCACTGTTCGCGACCCAGAATTCTATTTTATCATCAATCCAACCCCCATTCACGTTTTTTCTTTTTCTTATCAATGAATAGATCTCTTTACTTGTATGACTTAGATGTCTCGTATTTCTCGAAAAAGTGATTCGATTGATGGGATTTGGTATGAGATCGATGATATCGATGAGATTGATACTCAAATATTTCTTCTTAGAACGTAGTGATTTGACCCCATAAGCGGGACCAAGCATGTTGCCGCCAGAAGCCCATATTTCTTCTAGAGAATCTCCTAATTGTTCCAGAGCAACTAGAAAGAGATTCTTTAACCAGAAAGAATTCGGTACAGATGTAGGATACCTATCCAGAAGTTTTCGTAACTCAATCATAGATGATGGAATCATCAAAGATTTGACCTTTTCGAACTCTGTCTGTAACTCACTAGAGGCCCGGGAAACAAAGAAAAGATGTGTACGAACGAGATATCCAGCAACAAGAAGAAGGAAAAGGATTGAATAGAGGAACTCCCAAACATTTGGCGATCTCGGACGTGTCGATATCAATGGTGACTCATTATTTCGATGAATCATTTCTTCGGACAGAAGAAGATTATGGAAACACTTACTCGAAATCTCACTTATCAGATTCCATTGCGGAAGACACCATTTTTTCTGAAGAATTCGCCATGATATACCTGATCCATGCATAATATCATGAAAAATGGATACAAATTTTTGACTGCTACTTAGTATCGGCAATAGGTCTGAAAAAGTATCTAAAAATATCAAATTTAGATATTTGTACCCTGTCGAAGTAAGGAACCATGGCATATACGTTTGGAATAGATTCCATTTTGAGAGAGTTGAAAAAGCACTATCTCCTTGAAAGGTTCTATACATCTGCCCTTTCTCAACGCATTTCTTTAGACAAAGACTCCGTTTTTTCCTCTTTTCGGATGGTAACTCAGAACATGGAGTGTGAATCAAACCCATGTTTGAATTGAGATACTGATGCAAGTTCTTCCCTTCTGAATCAGATAGATTCATGTCTGAAAGAGGTTGACAATAAGTTCTTCCAAAATTGACTATTTGTCCCTCTGTTAGAGGTGTTCCAGAAATGTCTGCGATCGAGTAAATAGTTCTACGAACGAATGGATCGTATCGACTTGGAAAATGGAAAGATTTGTACAAGTTATACGTTTCGTCACCACTTTGTGGAAAATCATTAGGTATGAATATGTTAGATACCTGTGACTCGATTGGTGAAATAGTATCTCTCCCCTCAAAAGCATGCTTTTTTTTACCGACGCACAAAGAAAATATTTTGTTGCGAATGAACAAGATATTGAGGAATTGTCCATACGTAAAATCATAATTATTGATACGGGCCTTTTCCACAGAAAAGGGGAATCTTGTGTTACAGTAGAAGCAGAAGTGATGTGGATTATTCAAGAATCGAAGTCGATTTGCTTTATAAAAAGAAGATATCAATGAACTTCTATGGAATGGTTTCACGGGATTCAGCCAATTGTCTTGATTGTGGAATATCATTGAGAAATAGGAATCCGCGTTATCAAAGGATTTCCTGCGATTATTTCTAGTATGGAATGAGTCAATCATCCACTTTGGTATCTTATTGAACAAAAAGGGCGTTCCTCCATTGATCAAGAATTTCCATTTTCGGGAAGTATCATGATCATCCAATAAGAAGGGTTTCCATTTTTTCAAATGAACAATTTGAAGACCTATTGATTCTAACAACTGATTGCAGAGTTGATCATTCGGACCTTTCAATTCATAGATGTAGATCTCGGACCCATGAATGGGGATATTCCCGAAACTCACACAGAAAAAAGGAAGTGAGTTCGACAAAAAGAAAAGCAACTTGGACAAAAAAAGAAGTGACTTGGACAAAAAGAAACGAAGTGGCTTAGACAAATCTTTTTTGTCGATAACCTCAGACCAATCAATCGAATATTGATTAATACATAATTGATCGAACACTATTTGAAAATGGCTCTTCTGCTCAGAAACGAAATGTTCCAAATGTTCCTGGAAATTCTTGCTCCCATTGGACCATTTGTATCTATATGCATCAGGATCCCGATTCATGAATCTCTCGTCGGTTCGAGAAATCAAGATAAGAGGATCGAACCGTTTCTTCTGACTCTTTTTCAAATTTGATAAATGTTGGTTGATCCTATATTTCATTATAGTTCTATGATTCAGAGTATCCTTTCCTATTTGATCCCTTTGAATTCCATATTCGAAGTTGCGATCGGATCGATTCATTAAAAAGAATTGATTCAATACATTTCTTATGTACCCATAGGTACTATATTGGATTTGAATCAGATTTTGGATCAATCTATATTGATTGACTGCCTCCATTATGTTGTTGCTAGCAAATACCACTATTTTTGGTTTTGGATCTTCCAAATCATTCCCGCAGTAGATCCGGGCCCTTTTTTTTCTGATCCTTCGAGAAAAAGATTCATTCTCTTCATAAAAAATAGGAGGTAGAACCAATAAAGATTTCTTTTTCGATTCATCCCTGGCCTCATTCAAGAATTGTTTTTGATCCAATCCGTAGGAATCAATAGAAAAGGCAAATCCCTTATGATACACCAGATCCGGCTCGGTTATTGATAGAGTGAATAGATCTGCCATTTCTTGAAATCTCTCTTTTGATTCAAAATCGTGGTGTAACGTGTATCCTCCCCTGTTCCGGTCATGGAATAGATGAAATAAATCAAAAAATGGATTTTTGTTCAAGAATGAAATCTTATTGGAACTGTCCATATCCGGTTCATCCTTCAGAACCCTATCACACCCCGGATCTGGTGAAATAGGATGAATTGAGACAGTATTTTGTAAATACGTAATTATCTTGAATATATTAACCAGTTCTTTATTTTCCGATCGCCTGGAAGGGACAAAAGAAAGATCTTGTTGTTTCTTCAACAATTTCTGATCTCTAGTGGACCTCTCAGTAGGATTCGAACCCAGACGAAGTTCTGACCATCTATCAGAGAAAAAAGAACGAACCGATCTTGTAGGATTCCCAAAAAATTCTTGGATTTCTTCCGGAAGCAGATGATTAATCATCTGCTTCTCACGTTCCGTGAATAGCCGGGACATTGAGGAATATCCAGAAAGGCATTTCGGGAATCGGTCTGATTCTATCT contains:
- the ycf2 gene encoding hypothetical protein RF2 yields the protein MKGHQFQSWIFELREILREIKNSHHFLDSWIQFNSVRSFIHIFFHQERFLKLFDPRILSILLSRNSQGSTSNRYFTIKGVILFVVAVLIYRINNRNMVERKNLYLRGLLPIPMNSIGPRNDTLEESVGSSNINRLIVSLLYLPKGKKISESCFLNPKESTWVLPITKKCSMPESNWGSRWWRNWIGKKRDSSCKISNETVAGIEILFKEKDIKYLEFLFVYYMDDPIRKDRDWELFDRLSLRKRRNRINLNSGPLFEILVKHWISYLMSAFREKIPIEVEGFFKQQRAGSTIQSNDIERVSHLLSRKKWAISLQNCAQFHMWQFRQDLFVSWGKNPHESDFLRNVSRENFICLDSVWLVNKDRFFRKVRNISSNIQYDSTRSSFVQVTDSSQLKGSSDQSRDHLDSISNEDSEYHTLINQREIQPLKERSILWDPSFLQTEGTEIESDRFPKCLSGYSSMSRLFTEREKQMINHLLPEEIQEFFGNPTRSVRSFFSDRWSELRLGSNPTERSTRDQKLLKKQQDLSFVPSRRSENKELVNIFKIITYLQNTVSIHPISPDPGCDRVLKDEPDMDSSNKISFLNKNPFFDLFHLFHDRNRGGYTLHHDFESKERFQEMADLFTLSITEPDLVYHKGFAFSIDSYGLDQKQFLNEARDESKKKSLLVLPPIFYEENESFSRRIRKKRARIYCGNDLEDPKPKIVVFASNNIMEAVNQYRLIQNLIQIQYSTYGYIRNVLNQFFLMNRSDRNFEYGIQRDQIGKDTLNHRTIMKYRINQHLSNLKKSQKKRFDPLILISRTDERFMNRDPDAYRYKWSNGSKNFQEHLEHFVSEQKSHFQIVFDQLCINQYSIDWSEVIDKKDLSKPLRFFLSKSLLFLSKLLFFLSNSLPFFCVSFGNIPIHGSEIYIYELKGPNDQLCNQLLESIGLQIVHLKKWKPFLLDDHDTSRKWKFLINGGTPFLFNKIPKWMIDSFHTRNNRRKSFDNADSYFSMIFHNQDNWLNPVKPFHRSSLISSFYKANRLRFLNNPHHFCFYCNTRFPFSVEKARINNYDFTYGQFLNILFIRNKIFSLCVGKKKHAFEGRDTISPIESQVSNIFIPNDFPQSGDETYNLYKSFHFPSRYDPFVRRTIYSIADISGTPLTEGQIVNFGRTYCQPLSDMNLSDSEGKNLHQYLNSNMGLIHTPCSELPSEKRKKRSLCLKKCVEKGQMYRTFQGDSAFSTLSKWNLFQTYMPWFLTSTGYKYLNLIFLDTFSDLLPILSSSQKFVSIFHDIMHGSGISWRILQKKWCLPQWNLISEISSKCFHNLLLSEEMIHRNNESPLISTRPRSPNVWEFLYSILFLLLVAGYLVRTHLFFVSRASSELQTEFEKVKSLMIPSSMIELRKLLDRYPTSVPNSFWLKNLFLVALEQLGDSLEEIWASGGNMLGPAYGVKSLRSKKKYLSINLIDIIDLIPNPINRITFSRNTRHLSHTSKEIYSLIRKRKNVNGGWIDDKIEFWVANSDSIDDEEKEFLVQFSALTTEKRIDQILLSLTHSDHLSKNDSGYQMIEQPGAIYLRYLVDIHKKYLLNYEFNTSSLAERRVFLAHYQTITYSQTSCGTNTLHFPSHGKPFSLRLALSPSKGILVIGSIGTGRSYLVKYLATNSYVPFITVFLNKFLDNKPKGFLIDDIDIDASDDIDDSDNIDASDNIDASDDIDRDLDTELELLTMMNALTMDMMPEIGRFYIILQFELAKAMSPCIIWIPNIHDLDVNGSNYLSLGLLANHLSERCSTRNILVIASTHIPQKVDPALIAPNKLNTCIKIRRLLIPQQRKHFFTLSYTRGFHLEKKMFHTNGFGSITMGSNARDLVALTNEALSISITQKKSIIDTNTIRSALHRQAWYLRSQVRSVQDNGILFYQIGRAVAQNVLLSNCPIDPISIYMKNKSCNEGDSYLYKWYFELGTSMKKLTILLYLLSCSAGSVAQDLWSLPGPDEKNGITSYGLVENDSDLVHGLLEVEGTLVGSSRTEKDCSPFDNDRVTLLLRPEPRNPLDMMQNGSCSIFDQRFLYEKYESEFEEGERQGALDLQQIEEDLFNHIVWAPRIWRPWGFLFDCIERPNELGFPYWSRSFRGKRIIYDEEDELQENGSEFLQSGTMQYQTRDRSSKEQGLFRISQFIWDPADPLFFLFKDQPPGSVFSHRELFADEEMSKGLLTSQMDPPTSIYKRWFIKNTQEKHFELLINRQRWLRTNSSLSNGSFRSNTLSESYQYLSTLFLSNGTLLDQMTKTLLRKRWLFPDEMKIGFM